In one window of Candidatus Scalindua sp. DNA:
- a CDS encoding AsmA-like C-terminal region-containing protein has translation MKAKKLLIPIIIISVCLAAFICAYVLLKIYTSEDSIKSKITTALEAATGGELKIKNAHFDLFKGIQLNKIVFSGKKSENLRIEVEEILIRHEPMALLRGEILIDRITILSPELFIVREKDAIWRFLNGIKTFADHTEFAVQSDMLRNGVVAKNVHVHVFDEDIFRGGSLDIENMNLSAQPFGGSLRDIHIKAVVHDGLWNGFDISIDANLAVPELKVVSQLRNKYMTEELMKELPVIGEKFWETYLPTGTFDFTCFLTLNNKDNGQKVDYNFNLDIHDAEFTYKKWPFLIKHVNGSLEHSPKGLFLRSLKGSVQNEIHESLGEVDAYIGIGNARKRIDINIPNLKITEKLLKMIPDRGEEIRVKYDPKGEIDLRLTYESNEDKSMTGFSVKAMCRGVEANYPNFPYRLSHIFGQLEMNGENVYFRDVSGSFFDEERVNHFALEGEMNLESQKKRFTLSAPNLNLTEQIIKFIPNKGEEIWEKNKPEGQVDLMLNYTGFKDRSEDEYFITVDCKGNEIEYSTLPITVSDIIGRIVIDKEKIQCKSLRGYVVTGKQLSRATCNGVLGLGNENKKAFFSVLGLRVTDDLLDKFQKYFKSEWVHIEPQGWVDVVFDYESSDKEPKDNYTVVLNTEGCELSFSKFPFRVSEIRTRLNIENGYFVNKEFNGSFGGGRIVGAAEIDKNTSDGEYKGVFRFRDIDLIDLVEHLFKEPKELSGICDGNVEFHGRGSDINNFIAKGNAKISDAYITEVPFILNILNLLNLSIPTKDTFHSAQIKYSVKEQIVHIEEMKLISDTIELGGVGTVGLDGKLDLIVVAGFNKDTFSQIPLIGQLMDYVVDGVSKKLTKVAVTGTFSHPVSTIVTLEQFKHPIKSIFDLLSRERVKKTGKTEKGSYRNEDNKNEDIGDDVRSLGIF, from the coding sequence ATGAAGGCTAAGAAATTACTGATCCCAATTATCATCATATCTGTCTGTCTTGCCGCCTTTATCTGCGCATATGTTTTACTGAAAATATATACTTCAGAGGATTCAATCAAATCAAAGATCACGACTGCACTGGAAGCTGCGACCGGTGGCGAATTAAAGATCAAAAATGCTCATTTTGACCTGTTCAAGGGAATCCAATTGAACAAAATTGTTTTTTCAGGAAAAAAATCAGAAAATTTACGTATCGAAGTGGAAGAGATACTTATCAGACATGAACCAATGGCATTGTTAAGAGGGGAGATTTTAATTGATAGAATTACGATTTTATCTCCCGAACTGTTTATCGTAAGGGAGAAAGATGCAATATGGAGGTTCCTTAACGGTATTAAGACCTTTGCAGATCATACGGAATTTGCTGTCCAATCTGATATGCTGAGAAACGGTGTTGTTGCAAAAAATGTCCATGTGCATGTTTTTGACGAGGATATATTCAGGGGAGGCAGTCTGGATATAGAAAACATGAATCTGTCTGCCCAGCCATTTGGTGGGTCATTAAGAGACATACATATAAAAGCAGTGGTTCATGACGGTTTGTGGAATGGGTTTGATATCAGCATTGATGCGAATCTTGCTGTTCCAGAATTAAAGGTTGTCTCTCAACTGAGAAATAAATATATGACTGAAGAACTCATGAAAGAGCTTCCTGTTATTGGAGAGAAGTTCTGGGAGACATATTTACCGACAGGAACATTCGATTTCACCTGTTTCCTTACCTTGAATAATAAAGACAACGGGCAGAAGGTAGACTACAACTTCAATCTTGATATTCATGATGCGGAGTTTACATACAAAAAGTGGCCGTTTTTGATAAAACACGTCAATGGGTCACTGGAGCATTCCCCGAAGGGTCTGTTTCTTCGGAGCCTGAAGGGAAGTGTTCAGAATGAGATACATGAGTCACTCGGAGAAGTGGATGCTTACATAGGGATTGGTAATGCACGAAAGAGAATAGATATAAATATTCCGAATTTAAAAATTACGGAAAAACTCCTCAAAATGATTCCGGACAGAGGGGAGGAGATAAGGGTAAAGTATGACCCGAAAGGGGAAATCGACCTGCGACTGACCTATGAGAGTAATGAAGATAAATCTATGACGGGGTTTTCGGTGAAAGCGATGTGCAGGGGGGTTGAGGCGAATTATCCCAATTTTCCTTACCGTTTATCTCATATTTTTGGCCAATTAGAAATGAACGGTGAAAATGTATATTTCAGAGATGTCAGCGGTTCTTTTTTTGACGAAGAGAGAGTGAACCATTTTGCACTTGAGGGAGAAATGAACCTTGAGAGCCAGAAAAAGAGGTTTACCCTCTCGGCACCAAATCTGAATCTCACCGAACAGATCATCAAGTTCATACCGAACAAGGGAGAAGAAATATGGGAGAAAAACAAACCTGAGGGACAAGTGGACCTGATGCTTAACTATACGGGTTTTAAGGATAGAAGTGAAGATGAATATTTCATTACCGTTGACTGCAAGGGGAATGAAATTGAATACAGTACGTTACCGATTACGGTATCTGATATCATCGGCAGGATAGTAATAGACAAGGAGAAGATTCAGTGTAAGAGTTTGAGGGGCTATGTGGTAACAGGCAAACAGTTATCACGGGCGACATGTAACGGGGTACTTGGACTGGGCAACGAAAACAAAAAGGCCTTTTTCAGTGTTCTGGGCTTACGGGTAACTGACGACCTGTTAGATAAATTTCAGAAATATTTTAAAAGCGAATGGGTGCATATTGAGCCGCAAGGTTGGGTAGATGTTGTTTTCGATTACGAGAGCAGTGATAAGGAACCGAAGGATAATTATACTGTCGTCTTGAATACAGAAGGCTGCGAACTGAGTTTTTCAAAATTCCCTTTTCGTGTTTCAGAAATACGTACTCGATTGAATATTGAAAATGGCTATTTTGTAAACAAGGAATTTAATGGCTCTTTTGGTGGTGGCAGGATCGTTGGAGCAGCTGAGATTGACAAAAACACATCAGACGGAGAGTATAAGGGGGTATTCAGATTTCGGGATATTGACCTGATTGATTTAGTCGAGCATCTGTTTAAGGAACCAAAAGAGCTATCTGGGATCTGTGATGGAAATGTTGAATTTCATGGCAGGGGTTCAGACATTAATAATTTTATTGCAAAGGGGAATGCTAAAATAAGTGATGCTTATATTACTGAAGTTCCCTTTATATTGAACATACTGAACCTTTTAAACCTCTCTATACCGACCAAAGATACATTTCATAGCGCACAGATAAAATACTCGGTGAAAGAGCAGATTGTACACATTGAAGAAATGAAGCTGATAAGTGATACCATTGAATTGGGAGGTGTCGGAACGGTGGGGCTGGATGGAAAACTTGATTTGATTGTGGTTGCTGGATTTAATAAAGACACATTTTCACAGATACCTCTCATCGGCCAACTAATGGATTATGTCGTGGACGGGGTCAGCAAGAAACTTACCAAGGTGGCAGTGACAGGGACATTTTCACATCCGGTGAGTACCATAGTAACATTGGAGCAGTTTAAGCACCCGATTAAGAGTATCTTTGATCTGTTATCAAGGGAGAGGGTGAAAAAAACGGGAAAAACAGAAAAGGGAAGTTACAGGAATGAAGATAACAAAAATGAGGATATTGGGGATGACGTCAGAAGTCTGGGCATTTTCTGA
- the ftsH gene encoding ATP-dependent zinc metalloprotease FtsH, whose translation MKEPEKKFSKPFSKNQLKSPFFIIILVAIILATFQIYTVGPVTKNISYSEFKMFLKDGRVDTCQVTSSLIRGNLKNEDNFNAQKGFVTARVEDPDLVKELETQGVKFSGEYESPWIQTLLFTWIIPIAVFFLIWRFVLKGMGPAGGVMSFGKSKGKLYAQEDLKFTFKDVAGIDEAKTELSEVVEFLKTPHKFTSLGGKIPKGVLLVGAPGTGKTLLAKAVAGEAGVPFFGISGSEFVEMFVGVGAARVRDMFSQADQKAPCIIFIDELDALGKTRGINPMGGHDEREQTLNQLLVEMDGFDSNKGVIIMSATNRPEILDPALMRPGRFDRQVVVDRPDLNGREAILDIHVKGVKLCKDVDKRAIAAMTPGFVGADLANIVNEAALLAARREKKAVEMADFEEAIERIMAGLEKKKRLINKREKKIVAYHECGHALIATFLPTTDEVKKISIIPRGVAALGYTLQLPTEDRYLMTQKELEDRISVLLGGRAAESLIFGEVSTGAQNDLEKATEIAKKMVKFYGMSEKLGIVTFEQENRSAFFPGYGGTKNDYSEETSREIDLEVRRIIDETFVKTNELLEEKKDLLIKIAEILMEKEVIDRKELLEILGRENEEATSADGEELDGKI comes from the coding sequence ATGAAAGAACCGGAAAAGAAATTTTCAAAGCCTTTTTCAAAAAATCAATTAAAATCTCCATTTTTTATTATTATTCTTGTAGCCATCATCCTTGCTACTTTTCAAATTTATACCGTCGGGCCTGTTACAAAAAACATATCATATAGTGAATTCAAGATGTTTCTCAAAGACGGCAGAGTTGATACATGCCAGGTTACCTCCAGCCTTATAAGGGGTAATTTGAAAAATGAAGACAATTTCAATGCCCAAAAGGGCTTTGTTACTGCCAGGGTTGAAGATCCTGATCTTGTGAAAGAGCTTGAGACACAGGGTGTGAAATTTTCTGGTGAATATGAAAGCCCATGGATACAGACCTTGTTGTTTACCTGGATAATCCCAATTGCCGTCTTCTTTCTTATCTGGCGGTTTGTATTAAAGGGAATGGGCCCTGCAGGCGGTGTTATGTCATTTGGTAAGAGCAAGGGAAAATTATATGCCCAGGAAGATTTGAAATTTACCTTTAAAGATGTTGCAGGTATAGATGAGGCAAAGACGGAATTGTCCGAAGTGGTTGAGTTTTTAAAGACACCTCATAAATTCACGAGCCTCGGTGGCAAGATCCCGAAAGGAGTACTGCTTGTCGGAGCACCTGGTACCGGGAAGACCCTGCTTGCCAAAGCTGTTGCTGGAGAGGCAGGAGTCCCTTTTTTTGGCATCAGTGGTTCTGAATTTGTTGAGATGTTTGTCGGAGTTGGAGCGGCTAGAGTAAGGGACATGTTTAGTCAGGCAGATCAGAAAGCACCTTGTATCATCTTCATTGACGAACTTGATGCCCTTGGTAAGACAAGGGGAATTAATCCGATGGGGGGGCATGACGAAAGAGAGCAAACACTCAATCAGTTGCTGGTAGAGATGGATGGTTTCGATTCTAATAAAGGTGTCATTATTATGAGCGCAACGAACAGGCCCGAGATTCTTGATCCAGCCCTTATGAGGCCTGGGAGGTTTGACAGACAAGTTGTTGTTGACAGGCCGGATTTGAATGGTCGAGAGGCGATCTTGGATATTCATGTAAAAGGGGTAAAACTTTGCAAGGATGTCGATAAGAGAGCCATTGCTGCTATGACGCCCGGTTTTGTTGGTGCTGATTTGGCAAACATAGTGAATGAGGCAGCCTTGCTTGCAGCAAGACGTGAAAAAAAAGCTGTTGAAATGGCTGATTTTGAAGAGGCAATAGAAAGAATCATGGCCGGACTTGAGAAGAAGAAAAGGCTCATAAACAAACGTGAGAAAAAAATAGTGGCCTATCATGAATGTGGACATGCGCTTATCGCAACGTTTCTTCCAACTACTGACGAAGTAAAGAAGATTTCAATTATACCGAGAGGAGTTGCTGCATTGGGTTATACCCTGCAATTGCCAACTGAGGACAGATATCTGATGACCCAGAAGGAGCTCGAAGACAGAATATCGGTACTCCTGGGTGGAAGAGCTGCGGAGAGCCTGATTTTTGGCGAAGTATCAACAGGGGCTCAAAATGATCTTGAAAAGGCAACTGAAATAGCAAAAAAAATGGTGAAGTTTTATGGGATGAGTGAAAAACTGGGCATCGTTACCTTTGAACAGGAGAACCGCTCTGCTTTTTTCCCGGGGTATGGTGGTACAAAGAATGATTATAGCGAAGAAACTTCAAGAGAGATAGACCTTGAAGTGAGAAGGATTATCGATGAAACATTTGTGAAAACCAATGAACTTTTAGAAGAAAAGAAGGATTTGCTCATCAAGATTGCGGAAATCTTGATGGAAAAAGAGGTGATAGACAGAAAAGAGTTGCTGGAGATACTTGGCAGGGAAAATGAGGAGGCTACCTCTGCGGATGGGGAGGAACTGGATGGGAAGATCTAG
- the scpB gene encoding SMC-Scp complex subunit ScpB — protein MENKPFEEIKRIVEALLFAVHEPIPIRKLVEIVEGSDQKQIKEAISQLGREYDSYDRAFQIEEIANGFQLLSRPEYHEWVSKLIKKSHDAKLSQSSLETLAIIAYKQPIIRADIEAIRGVQSGQIIRTLIEKDLVKIAGRDEVLGRPLLYGTTKKFLEHFSLNSIRDLPKVEELEMP, from the coding sequence TTGGAAAATAAGCCTTTTGAAGAGATAAAAAGAATTGTTGAGGCGTTGTTGTTTGCCGTTCATGAACCAATTCCGATTCGGAAGCTGGTTGAAATTGTGGAAGGCTCTGACCAGAAACAGATTAAAGAGGCGATATCTCAATTAGGTAGGGAATACGATTCATACGACAGGGCATTTCAGATCGAAGAGATAGCCAATGGATTTCAGCTGCTTTCAAGGCCTGAATATCATGAGTGGGTATCGAAGCTTATAAAAAAGAGCCACGATGCAAAGTTGTCACAATCAAGTCTTGAGACCCTGGCAATCATTGCTTATAAACAACCCATAATTCGAGCAGATATAGAGGCGATACGTGGTGTTCAGTCCGGTCAGATTATCAGGACCTTAATCGAGAAAGATCTCGTTAAAATTGCGGGACGTGATGAGGTACTGGGGCGCCCACTCCTTTATGGAACCACGAAGAAATTTCTTGAACATTTCAGCTTGAATTCAATCAGGGACCTTCCAAAGGTTGAAGAGCTTGAAATGCCGTAA
- the nifJ gene encoding pyruvate:ferredoxin (flavodoxin) oxidoreductase: protein MSRNTVIVDGCAACAHVVHATNEIITIYPITPSSAIAEICDAKSAKGEVNIWGSVPKVSQMQSEAGVAGAVHGSLTTGALATTISASQGLLLIIPNMYKIAGELTPTVFHITARSLAAQGLSIFGDHSDVMAARSTGFAMLCSQNVQESMDFALIAQAATLESRIPFMHFFDGFRTSHEVQKIEEVSFDDMRAMINNDLVIAHRGRGLTPDRPSIRGTSQNPDVYFQGRETVNKYYEAAPEIVQKAMDKFAGIVGRQYKLFDYLGNPEAERVIVVMGSAGEVALNTVNTLNAKGEKLGIVLVRLYRPFDIEAFTDSLPATVKSIAVLDRTKEPGAIGEPLYLDVRTAIGEMMDRGTSKLTVYPKVIGGRYGLGSKDFTPAMVKAVFDNLSSEKPKNHFTIGIKDDVCGTSLDYDESFDVGDKNEFRSLFYGLGADGTVGANKNTIKIIGDETDNYSQAYFVYDSKKSGATTVSHLRFGKDRIHKPYLIKKANFIACHNPSFPDKIDMLSNAEEGATFLLTTSHKKDDVWDTLPVEVQEQLISKKMKFFIVDAISLAEEIGLGARINMIMQTAFFVISGIIPKEDAVKSIKTEIKKTYMRKGEDIVNLNYKAVDYALQNIVEVPVPDKATSTIRMRPPVPDNAPAFVKKVTAKILANNGDSLPVSAIPSDGTWPTGTTQYEKRNIGINIPIWEPDACIQCAQCSFVCPHASIRVKAYEPSELNGAPSAFKSIDATGKDLKGLKFTVQVAPEDCTGCGSCVFNCPGQKKDADGNKIEGIKAINMKTQETFRKEEAENYDFFLNLPETDRSRFKVTNVKGSQFVKPLFEYSGACLGCGETPYIKLMTQLFGDRLIIANATGCSSIYGGNLPTTPYTTREDGRGPAWSNSLFEDTAEFGLGMRQTMDKFHTQAMELMDIFSANPAYADLKDLFVAIKNADTSSQEGIEEQRGRVAELKKKLSANGSPEARNLLSLADYIVKKCVWAIGGDGWGYDIGYGGVDHVLATGENIKLLIMDTEVYSNTGGQMSKATPLGAIAQFAAGGKRTPKKNIGMIMSTYGNVYIAQVAFGANPAQTLKAFIEADAYDGPALIIAYSNCIAHGMDMSKGVEAMKKAVSSGYWPLYRYNPELEAQGKNPLVINSKDPSTPFEEYAYRENRYKALRASNPEMAKELMKKAKANIMRRWKLLKHMATWDPEA, encoded by the coding sequence ATGAGTCGAAATACCGTAATTGTGGATGGATGCGCTGCATGTGCCCACGTTGTACATGCAACAAATGAGATTATTACCATTTACCCCATAACACCTTCATCAGCCATTGCAGAAATTTGTGATGCAAAGTCGGCAAAAGGAGAAGTAAATATATGGGGGTCTGTGCCAAAGGTTAGCCAGATGCAGTCAGAAGCAGGTGTTGCCGGAGCAGTACACGGTTCTCTTACTACCGGTGCTTTAGCTACAACTATTTCAGCCTCTCAAGGCCTTCTGCTTATTATTCCAAATATGTACAAGATAGCGGGTGAATTAACGCCAACTGTCTTTCATATAACCGCCCGTTCCCTTGCCGCCCAGGGATTATCCATTTTTGGAGATCATTCAGACGTAATGGCTGCCCGCTCTACAGGATTTGCCATGCTGTGCTCTCAAAACGTACAGGAATCAATGGATTTTGCCCTCATCGCTCAAGCGGCAACACTTGAATCGAGGATTCCATTCATGCACTTCTTTGACGGTTTCAGAACATCACATGAGGTTCAAAAAATTGAGGAAGTCAGTTTTGATGATATGCGTGCCATGATTAACAATGATCTTGTGATTGCCCATCGAGGACGAGGTCTGACTCCGGACCGGCCAAGCATCCGCGGTACATCACAGAACCCGGATGTCTATTTTCAGGGAAGAGAAACGGTAAACAAGTATTATGAAGCAGCACCTGAAATCGTTCAAAAGGCCATGGATAAGTTTGCCGGCATAGTCGGCCGTCAGTACAAGCTGTTTGACTACCTCGGTAATCCTGAGGCTGAGCGGGTAATTGTCGTTATGGGCTCAGCAGGTGAGGTTGCACTGAATACGGTTAACACGCTCAATGCAAAAGGAGAAAAGCTTGGAATCGTTCTCGTAAGGCTTTACAGACCGTTTGATATAGAGGCTTTTACTGACAGTTTACCAGCAACCGTAAAATCAATTGCGGTGCTTGACCGCACCAAAGAGCCCGGTGCAATCGGTGAACCATTATATCTTGATGTGAGGACTGCCATTGGAGAGATGATGGACAGGGGCACATCAAAATTAACCGTATATCCAAAAGTAATTGGTGGCCGTTATGGTCTCGGTTCAAAAGACTTTACCCCTGCCATGGTCAAGGCAGTATTCGATAATCTCTCTTCTGAAAAGCCAAAGAACCACTTTACGATCGGCATTAAAGACGACGTTTGCGGCACCAGCCTTGATTATGATGAATCTTTTGATGTTGGAGACAAAAATGAATTCCGTTCACTCTTTTACGGTCTGGGAGCTGACGGTACTGTAGGTGCAAATAAAAATACCATTAAGATTATCGGGGATGAAACAGACAATTATTCACAGGCATATTTCGTGTATGATTCGAAGAAATCAGGTGCGACTACCGTTTCTCACCTTCGATTCGGAAAAGATAGAATCCATAAGCCATATCTCATCAAAAAGGCAAACTTCATAGCATGTCACAATCCTTCGTTTCCGGACAAGATAGACATGCTTTCAAATGCAGAAGAGGGAGCAACATTCCTTCTCACCACATCACACAAAAAAGATGATGTCTGGGATACGCTGCCTGTTGAAGTGCAGGAGCAACTTATATCCAAAAAGATGAAATTCTTTATTGTTGATGCTATTTCCCTTGCTGAAGAGATTGGTCTTGGTGCAAGGATAAATATGATCATGCAAACGGCATTTTTTGTTATTTCGGGAATCATTCCCAAAGAAGATGCCGTAAAATCCATAAAAACTGAAATCAAAAAGACTTACATGAGGAAGGGTGAGGATATTGTCAATTTGAATTATAAGGCAGTTGATTATGCATTGCAGAATATAGTTGAGGTACCTGTACCGGACAAGGCAACCAGCACTATCCGTATGCGCCCCCCTGTCCCGGACAATGCACCAGCATTTGTAAAGAAGGTAACGGCCAAGATACTTGCCAATAACGGAGACTCTCTCCCCGTATCAGCAATCCCCTCTGACGGTACCTGGCCCACTGGTACTACTCAATATGAAAAGAGGAATATCGGCATTAATATACCAATCTGGGAGCCTGATGCCTGTATTCAGTGTGCACAGTGCTCGTTTGTCTGTCCGCATGCAAGCATCAGGGTAAAGGCATATGAACCATCAGAACTAAATGGTGCGCCTTCTGCATTTAAATCCATCGATGCAACAGGTAAAGATCTTAAGGGCCTCAAGTTTACGGTGCAGGTTGCTCCCGAAGACTGTACAGGCTGTGGATCATGTGTCTTTAACTGCCCTGGACAGAAGAAGGATGCCGATGGAAATAAAATTGAGGGTATTAAGGCCATCAACATGAAAACTCAAGAGACGTTTCGCAAGGAAGAGGCTGAAAACTACGATTTTTTTCTCAATCTTCCGGAAACCGACCGGTCCAGATTTAAGGTTACCAATGTGAAGGGCAGTCAGTTTGTAAAACCACTCTTTGAGTACAGTGGTGCCTGCCTAGGATGCGGAGAAACACCTTATATAAAGCTAATGACGCAGCTGTTTGGGGACCGGTTGATTATTGCGAATGCGACAGGCTGCAGCTCTATCTATGGTGGAAATCTACCAACAACCCCTTACACGACAAGGGAAGACGGCAGGGGACCCGCCTGGTCAAATTCTCTGTTTGAAGACACTGCAGAGTTTGGTCTCGGCATGAGACAGACAATGGATAAGTTCCATACTCAGGCCATGGAATTAATGGACATTTTCTCTGCAAACCCTGCATATGCTGATTTAAAAGATTTGTTTGTGGCAATCAAGAATGCGGACACATCATCACAAGAGGGTATAGAAGAGCAGAGGGGCCGCGTTGCTGAACTGAAGAAAAAGCTCTCCGCAAACGGTTCTCCTGAAGCAAGGAATCTGCTCTCACTGGCGGACTACATCGTGAAAAAATGTGTATGGGCTATAGGTGGGGATGGCTGGGGGTATGATATTGGCTATGGAGGTGTTGATCACGTACTGGCAACGGGAGAGAATATCAAGTTATTGATTATGGATACTGAGGTATATTCAAATACCGGAGGTCAAATGTCCAAGGCCACACCCCTGGGAGCAATAGCCCAGTTTGCAGCTGGCGGAAAGAGGACTCCCAAGAAGAACATCGGTATGATCATGAGTACCTACGGCAATGTATACATAGCCCAGGTGGCTTTTGGTGCAAACCCGGCCCAGACACTCAAGGCATTCATAGAGGCAGATGCATATGATGGCCCGGCATTAATTATTGCCTATTCGAATTGTATTGCGCATGGTATGGACATGAGTAAGGGAGTAGAGGCTATGAAAAAAGCCGTCTCAAGCGGTTACTGGCCCCTCTATCGATACAACCCGGAACTTGAGGCGCAGGGGAAAAATCCCCTTGTTATCAACAGCAAAGATCCATCAACTCCTTTTGAGGAGTACGCCTATCGTGAAAACCGTTACAAGGCATTGAGGGCAAGCAATCCTGAAATGGCAAAAGAGCTTATGAAAAAAGCAAAGGCAAATATCATGAGGCGGTGGAAACTGCTCAAACATATGGCAACCTGGGACCCGGAGGCTTGA
- a CDS encoding sigma-70 family RNA polymerase sigma factor: MKRFGDPEEKTNELELAALEYMDTLYSFAVRMSGNKEDAEDLVQETYLKMHRFLHTFDEGSNMKAWLFKILRNTFINKYRKKLREPQEVHDNNEDFSLYDKIAGEDGYDPYGKSSFTIEEFVDDEVKEALENLPLVFKEVIFYSDLEGLTYEEISDVIGCPVGTVKSRLYRSRKLLQKQLWEYAKKKGYLKGK, translated from the coding sequence ATGAAGAGATTTGGGGACCCAGAAGAGAAAACAAATGAGCTAGAGCTGGCTGCATTGGAGTATATGGATACACTCTATAGCTTTGCTGTGAGGATGTCAGGAAACAAGGAGGACGCTGAGGACCTTGTTCAGGAGACATATCTGAAAATGCACAGGTTCTTACATACGTTTGATGAAGGCTCAAACATGAAGGCGTGGCTCTTCAAGATATTGAGAAATACTTTCATTAATAAATATAGAAAAAAGTTGAGAGAACCTCAGGAGGTCCATGATAATAACGAGGACTTTTCTCTATACGACAAAATTGCCGGTGAAGATGGTTACGACCCATACGGGAAGAGCAGCTTCACTATTGAAGAGTTTGTAGATGATGAGGTGAAAGAGGCCTTGGAAAATCTACCGCTGGTTTTTAAGGAGGTTATTTTCTATTCGGATCTTGAGGGGCTCACCTATGAGGAGATATCGGACGTGATAGGGTGCCCTGTTGGTACGGTTAAATCGAGGCTTTATAGATCAAGGAAATTATTACAGAAACAATTATGGGAATATGCGAAGAAAAAAGGGTATTTGAAGGGGAAATAG